DNA from Verrucomicrobiota bacterium:
AAGATTGATCCCAGCTTCATGGAAGCTAGCTTACTTAAAATCCGACGTGTGTCACCCGTCACTTCGCAATCGCTGACGCCGTGGATCAGGTCAACGGCGACGCGACACAGTCTTGCTGCGCTGGCAGTGGAGCGCGATTGAGTCCGTAGGACCATTAGCAACAGCTTCGCGAGGAGAGAGACTTTGGGATAAATTCGACGTGGCTGCCATTCTGACATGCTGCGGCTGCGCTTCGCCATAGCCGCGGTCCGCGGATGCTTTGGTCACGCCGCTGCAACACGGAACACTCGATCATGCCAGACTGCATGCCCTCTTCGAAAACGGGATCAATGTTCTTGAGGACGACCGAGCGCACATTCTTGATCGCAGACCGGCGGTCAGCGGACAATTCGGCAAGATACTGCTGAACGGTGGTCACTTTGCTTTGCATGGGTTGAGCGAGCCTAGCCAAAGTTACCGTCGGGCGCAACGCAGCACGCTTACTTCTCCAGCCGCGAGGCGATTCTCCCGGTCCACAACGACGCGAATTGCGTCAGCATGACGGAAATGAAAAAGAGAAAGAATCCGCCCTGCACTTTAATGCTAGCCAAACCACCGGATTTCACCGTCAACACCAAGATCGCGACCACAAACACGTCGAGCATGGACCACTTGCCCATGTGCGATACGAATTTGAAGAATGTCCGTGCCCGGTCGGCGGTCAGGCCCGGATAAAGCCACAACGCCAGCAGGGCGTTCATTTTCACAAACGGGAAACAGATCGTGAACACAAAGAGAATCATAAACAAAAACAGTTCGTCCCCCTTCCATAAAACGATCAGTCCGCGACATACGGAGATTTGATTCTCGAACAACCACAACTTGGTCACGGCGGTGAATGGCAGGAAAATGCCCGCTACAAAGAAACCCACCGCTGCCAGCAACATCAACACAATCGTCCAGCCGGCTCGCCGGTGAAATTTTATCAATGGAGAATGCTGTCGCATGAACGCGCCGCGAGTATAAACCAACACCGCCGCTAACGACAAACAGTTCTGGAACTGCACGACTTGCCTCTTTTCCGAACCAGGCATCAGTGCACGGATGCAACGGATCGATCCCCATACGAAGCCATTCTGGCAATGTCAGGATCCGCCGGGCAGACACCACGACATGCGCCGTGCGAAGTCCGACTGGAACGCCGGCCGCCATCGGCTGACGGCTTCGCGCCGATCCGTAACTTCTGTGTCAAAGTCGCGAAACCAGCCATCCGTCGCCTTCCGATACCGGCCGCCCCATCCAGGCTTCGAGGGAGCTTTCGGATCGTTGCCGCCCGGCGGAAGAAAGAAGAACCACGAGGGCGTGTCGCCTTCCTTGAGGCAGGCATTCGGATTTGGGTCGGTCCAGGTTTTGATTGGATACAATGCGCCAAGCGTCCCCGTCTTGCGCACGTGCTGCTCGATCCACTCGCGGCTCGTCAGCGACTCGTCCCCGCCGAGATACATGCCGCGATAAGTTCCCAGCCGACGGTCCTTGCCCGCGGGCGCTTTGCTCAGGATGTAGTGCATGCCGGGGAACTCGGTCCGCATCCATTCGGCGACGCCATCCTGATCACCAATGTCAAAGACCCGAAAACGCTTCGCAAACTGTGCGAACCCAGACGTTCCGCGATCGCGGCGGACTCGCCACAACGCCTGCGCGAGATCGGTTTGACCGCCCCAAATCGTGATATTGAGCGGGCGTTCGGGAGAGCCGGCATCCACGCGCTTGATCAACCAACGCGATGCTTCTGTGTCGTGTCCATCGCCGATGTACTCCCGCCCGCGATTTGGATTGCCCGACTTGACACATCCCAATAACGCGCGGGTTTCCGGCCAACCGTGCGCGTGGCGCATGAGATTGGCTCGCACCTCGCCATACGCGCGGACGACTTCACGGATCAAGTCGGGTCGCGTGACGGCGGTTTTCAGTTCACCCGGCGTGCCGGAAGCTGTGGCAACCAGTCCCTCGATCTCGAATTCATTGGCATAGACCATCAGCCGGACCATGGACTGCTGATCGTCCGGGTCACCACCGATGTCCGTCAGCACCAGCAGCCGGGGGCGTTCCTGGGCGGCCAACGCGCTGGCATGAACGAGCAGGCAAAGCGCGCAGATGTTGCAAAAACGCCTCGCTAGCCCCGGCCAGAATTTATTTGGTTGGCTGTTCATGTTTGGACGCAAGATAAACGCTTGCCCACCGCGACTCCAGCCGCAAACCGGACTCAACTCACAGCTTTTGTTTCGAGTGGACGGGACTGGATGGGCCGCAACCCCGACGCGGCGTCGGGGTTGGGTAGGTTTGGCGGACGGCGGCTTAAGTCGGAAGCGGCCAACCTCACGACGCGACGATGTGCCGTTTATGAATACCCAAATGAGCCAGCGCCCGAAGCAATTCTCCTTGAACCACGCCACGTCAAAAACCAAACTCCCTGCAGCATTCATTGAAGACAAATCTCTTCATCTTCTTTTTGGCGATCGGCCTCTCTCTCCCTGCTGCTGAAACGCAGCTTGCCGAGTGTGCGCCGCGCGTTGGGTTACCCAACTTCTTCGCCAAGCTGGATCGCGGCAACACCGTGCGCATCGGCTACCTCGGCGGCAGCATCACCGCGCAAGCAGGTTGGCGGCCCAAGACGCTCAAATGGTTTCAGCAGCAGTATCCCACGGCCACGATCAGCGAGATCAACGGCGCCATCGGCGGCACCGGTTCCGACCTCGGCGTCTTCCGCCTGCGCCATGATGTGCTGGAATTCAAGCCCGACCTGCTCTTCGTCGAGTTCGCGGTGAACGACGGCGGCGCGGCGTCGGAGCAAATCCACCGCTGCATGGAGGGCATCATCCGCCAAACCTGGCGCGACAACCCGGCTACGGACATCTGCTTTGTCTATACCCTCGAAGGCCACATGCTCGACAGGCTCAAGGAAGATAAACTCCCTCACTCCTACGCAGCGATGGAGCAACTGGCCGAACACTACGGCATTCCCACCATCAATATGGGCCTGGCAGTCGCGCGATTGGAAAAGGCCGGCAAGCTGGTCTTCAAAGGCAAGAAACCCGTCACCGAAGAAGAGCAGGCTGCGCTCGGCGACAAGATTCTATTCTCCGAGGATGGCGTGCATCCGTTCCCCGACACCGGCCACCAGGTCTATCTCGAATCCATCGTACGCGGCATGGCGCTGATCACACCCGCTGGAAAACCCGCGCCGCACAAACTGGGCGAGCCGTTTGCGGCTGACAACTGGGAACATGCGAATTTGGTCCCGCTAAGCCGCGCCCAGCTCAGTTCCGGCTGGACGAAACTCGACCCCGTGACCAACAAGCTGGCGAAAACCTTTGGCCCGCGCCTCCCGGAACTGTGGAAAGCCAATCGTCCCGGCGAAACCATCCAATTCAAATTCCGCGGCACCTCCGCCAGCATCTTCGATCTGGTTGGCCCGGACTGCGGACAGGTCATCGTCACGCTCGACAACCAGCCCCCCGCCGTCCGCCCGCGCTTTGATGCTTTCTGCACTTACCACCGCCTGGCCTCCCTCGCCATCGGCGTGAACCTCACCAACCTCGTTCACACAGTAAAACTGGAAATCCATCCTGACCAGCCGGACAAGGCGAAAATCCTCAGCCAACGCAACGAGAAGATGGACCATTCGGAACGCTTCAACGACCGCGCCTGGT
Protein-coding regions in this window:
- a CDS encoding paraquat-inducible protein A produces the protein MQFQNCLSLAAVLVYTRGAFMRQHSPLIKFHRRAGWTIVLMLLAAVGFFVAGIFLPFTAVTKLWLFENQISVCRGLIVLWKGDELFLFMILFVFTICFPFVKMNALLALWLYPGLTADRARTFFKFVSHMGKWSMLDVFVVAILVLTVKSGGLASIKVQGGFFLFFISVMLTQFASLWTGRIASRLEK
- a CDS encoding DUF1593 domain-containing protein, translating into MNSQPNKFWPGLARRFCNICALCLLVHASALAAQERPRLLVLTDIGGDPDDQQSMVRLMVYANEFEIEGLVATASGTPGELKTAVTRPDLIREVVRAYGEVRANLMRHAHGWPETRALLGCVKSGNPNRGREYIGDGHDTEASRWLIKRVDAGSPERPLNITIWGGQTDLAQALWRVRRDRGTSGFAQFAKRFRVFDIGDQDGVAEWMRTEFPGMHYILSKAPAGKDRRLGTYRGMYLGGDESLTSREWIEQHVRKTGTLGALYPIKTWTDPNPNACLKEGDTPSWFFFLPPGGNDPKAPSKPGWGGRYRKATDGWFRDFDTEVTDRREAVSRWRPAFQSDFARRMSWCLPGGS
- a CDS encoding SGNH/GDSL hydrolase family protein, producing the protein MAIGLSLPAAETQLAECAPRVGLPNFFAKLDRGNTVRIGYLGGSITAQAGWRPKTLKWFQQQYPTATISEINGAIGGTGSDLGVFRLRHDVLEFKPDLLFVEFAVNDGGAASEQIHRCMEGIIRQTWRDNPATDICFVYTLEGHMLDRLKEDKLPHSYAAMEQLAEHYGIPTINMGLAVARLEKAGKLVFKGKKPVTEEEQAALGDKILFSEDGVHPFPDTGHQVYLESIVRGMALITPAGKPAPHKLGEPFAADNWEHANLVPLSRAQLSSGWTKLDPVTNKLAKTFGPRLPELWKANRPGETIQFKFRGTSASIFDLVGPDCGQVIVTLDNQPPAVRPRFDAFCTYHRLASLAIGVNLTNLVHTVKLEIHPDQPDKAKILSQRNEKMDHSERFNDRAWYAGALMLIGDLVTE